Proteins encoded within one genomic window of Gloeobacter kilaueensis JS1:
- a CDS encoding DUF3110 domain-containing protein: MQLWVLIFNAGSENEGIYTLSVQDKNIVVAFESEDDALCYANLLEAQDFMVPQVERIESEEIKQFCEDSDLGLIVVEAGKLMLPPEQSKEAFDWQPGQKSEERAGGELDRMRSMLERLYSKPT; encoded by the coding sequence ATGCAGCTGTGGGTGCTGATCTTCAACGCCGGCTCCGAGAACGAAGGGATCTACACGCTGAGCGTTCAGGATAAAAACATCGTCGTCGCCTTCGAGAGCGAGGACGACGCGCTCTGCTACGCCAACTTGCTCGAAGCGCAGGATTTTATGGTTCCCCAGGTCGAGCGCATCGAGTCCGAGGAGATCAAGCAGTTCTGCGAAGATTCCGATCTGGGGCTCATCGTCGTCGAGGCCGGTAAGCTGATGCTCCCTCCTGAGCAGAGCAAAGAAGCCTTCGACTGGCAGCCCGGCCAGAAGTCCGAAGAGCGCGCCGGGGGCGAGCTGGACCGGATGCGCTCGATGCTGGAGCGGCTCTACAGCAAACCCACCTGA
- a CDS encoding EVE domain-containing protein, producing MAYWLFKSEPGVFSLSDLKAAPTDWSGVRNYQARNFMLTMQLGDGGFFYHSNSNPPGIVGTVEVVRTAYPDPTALDPKSPYYDPRSTLEKPIWQMVDIAFRSAFAEIVALDRLRATAGLEQMLLLRRGNRLSVMPVSAAEWRIILNLAGPS from the coding sequence ATGGCCTACTGGCTTTTTAAAAGTGAGCCGGGCGTTTTTTCGCTCAGCGATCTCAAGGCCGCTCCCACCGACTGGAGCGGCGTGCGCAACTACCAGGCCCGCAACTTTATGCTCACGATGCAGTTGGGGGATGGGGGATTTTTCTACCACAGCAACAGCAACCCCCCCGGCATCGTCGGTACCGTCGAGGTGGTGCGCACCGCCTACCCCGACCCGACCGCCCTCGATCCAAAAAGTCCGTACTACGACCCGCGCTCGACCCTCGAAAAACCGATCTGGCAGATGGTCGATATCGCCTTTCGCTCCGCCTTTGCCGAGATCGTCGCCCTCGATCGGCTGCGCGCCACGGCTGGGCTTGAGCAGATGCTGCTTCTGCGCCGGGGCAACCGCCTTTCGGTGATGCCTGTGAGCGCTGCTGAGTGGCGGATCATCTTGAATCTGGCGGGCCCATCGTAG
- a CDS encoding HEAT repeat domain-containing protein — METPEQKLASADVGDRLSAVSALREVPAERSVPLLVQAAQDSNARVRYAAISLLGQKEDTSVLELLRTTLKTDPEFDVRAAAAAALGDLHERQAYEDLVEAYHRESEWLVRFSCVAALGELGDPRAVDLLVEALAGDALVRTVAAGALGQLGDPRAVPALITYLGDEDWQLRFRIAQALGELGGEQARAALEKLAADPSEPVRSTASYALAQLSEK; from the coding sequence GTGGAAACTCCGGAGCAAAAACTGGCCAGCGCGGACGTTGGCGATCGGCTGAGCGCTGTGAGCGCCCTGCGGGAGGTACCGGCGGAGCGCTCGGTGCCCCTGCTGGTGCAGGCCGCTCAAGATAGCAATGCCCGCGTGCGCTACGCCGCTATCAGTCTGCTTGGTCAAAAAGAAGATACTTCGGTGCTGGAGCTACTGCGGACCACCCTCAAGACGGACCCCGAATTTGACGTGCGCGCCGCCGCCGCCGCTGCCCTGGGCGACCTGCACGAGCGCCAGGCTTACGAGGATCTGGTGGAGGCGTACCACCGCGAGAGCGAATGGCTGGTGCGCTTTAGCTGCGTCGCTGCCTTAGGAGAACTGGGCGATCCTCGGGCGGTCGATCTCCTGGTCGAAGCCCTCGCAGGCGACGCGCTGGTGCGCACCGTCGCCGCCGGTGCCCTCGGACAACTGGGGGATCCCAGGGCGGTGCCGGCGCTCATCACATATCTAGGCGACGAAGATTGGCAATTACGCTTTCGGATCGCCCAGGCGCTCGGCGAGTTGGGCGGAGAGCAGGCCCGCGCTGCGCTCGAAAAACTGGCTGCCGATCCCAGCGAGCCGGTGCGCTCGACCGCCAGCTACGCCCTCGCTCAGTTGAGCGAAAAATAA
- a CDS encoding TIGR01212 family radical SAM protein (This family includes YhcC from E. coli K-12, an uncharacterized radical SAM protein.), with protein MSESLPYNQFSRHLRERFGEKVFKVTLDAGFDCPNRDGTRARGGCTFCDASGSSAQVAPPTVPLLEQLQIGMAGWQRKFGERARKFVAYYQAFTNTHAPLSRLEEVYRIGLEHPDCVALAVGTRPDCVAEPVLELLQQMAHQKYLWVEYGLQSAHDATLQRINRAHSVAEFVDAVRRTRQRGIEVCAHLIHGLPGETPKMMLQSVDLLADLEVEGIKIHSLHILKGSIMAGQYLRGEIELMSEQQYVGSVCDSLERLPPQTWIHRLTGDGLPHLLIAPEWSRHKRAVLTAIEQEMRRRGTRQGSQYLLRSVAGR; from the coding sequence ATGTCCGAGTCACTGCCCTACAACCAGTTCAGCCGCCACCTGCGGGAGCGCTTTGGCGAGAAGGTCTTCAAAGTGACCCTCGACGCCGGTTTTGACTGTCCGAACCGCGACGGCACCCGAGCGCGGGGGGGCTGCACCTTCTGCGACGCCTCCGGCTCCTCCGCCCAGGTGGCACCGCCCACGGTGCCGCTCTTAGAACAGTTGCAGATCGGCATGGCAGGCTGGCAGCGCAAGTTTGGCGAGCGGGCGCGCAAATTTGTCGCCTACTACCAGGCGTTTACCAACACCCACGCCCCCCTGTCGCGCTTAGAAGAAGTCTACCGGATCGGCCTGGAGCATCCCGACTGCGTCGCGCTCGCTGTCGGCACCCGTCCGGACTGCGTGGCCGAGCCGGTACTCGAACTGCTCCAGCAGATGGCCCACCAAAAATATCTCTGGGTGGAGTACGGCCTGCAGAGCGCCCACGACGCCACCCTCCAGCGCATCAACCGCGCCCACAGCGTCGCCGAATTCGTCGATGCGGTCCGCCGCACCCGACAGCGCGGCATCGAGGTCTGCGCCCATCTCATCCACGGCCTGCCCGGCGAGACGCCCAAGATGATGCTCCAGTCGGTGGATCTGCTCGCAGATCTAGAAGTCGAGGGGATAAAGATCCACTCGCTGCACATCCTCAAAGGCTCGATCATGGCAGGCCAGTACCTGCGGGGGGAGATCGAACTGATGAGCGAGCAGCAGTACGTCGGCTCAGTCTGCGACTCGCTGGAGCGCCTACCGCCTCAGACCTGGATTCACCGGCTCACCGGCGATGGGCTGCCGCACCTGCTCATCGCCCCCGAGTGGTCGCGCCACAAGCGGGCAGTGCTCACCGCAATCGAACAGGAAATGCGTAGACGCGGCACCCGACAGGGATCGCAGTATCTATTAAGGAGTGTTGCGGGTCGATAG
- a CDS encoding photosystem I reaction center subunit XI → MTLARYVYTPDPQEGTLLTPINNSQAVRWFIDNLPINRQGMDEFTRGLEIGLAHGYWLLGPFALLGPLRNTELGLVAGLLSAISLVLISTIGLSGYASLTTDPPVFDRKGWSRLAGGFLIGGAGGAIFAFVLLQFFPLLSAIAKIP, encoded by the coding sequence ATGACCCTGGCACGCTATGTCTACACGCCGGACCCCCAGGAGGGAACGCTGCTCACGCCGATCAACAATTCCCAGGCGGTGCGCTGGTTTATCGACAATCTGCCCATCAACCGGCAGGGTATGGATGAATTCACTCGCGGTCTGGAAATTGGCCTCGCCCACGGGTACTGGCTTTTAGGGCCCTTTGCCCTGCTTGGTCCGCTGCGCAACACGGAGCTGGGGCTGGTGGCGGGGCTGCTCTCGGCCATCTCGCTGGTCTTGATCTCGACGATCGGGCTGTCGGGTTACGCCTCGCTCACCACCGATCCGCCCGTCTTTGACCGCAAGGGCTGGAGCCGTCTGGCCGGTGGCTTTTTAATTGGCGGTGCGGGCGGTGCGATCTTCGCTTTTGTGCTGCTGCAGTTCTTCCCGCTGCTCTCGGCGATCGCCAAGATTCCCTGA
- a CDS encoding bifunctional ADP-dependent NAD(P)H-hydrate dehydratase/NAD(P)H-hydrate epimerase, which produces MVALSRSCLVSAQAMEQVESTIFAGGLPVEALMEKAGLRLVQAIERDFALSRYSRIGVLVGPGHNGGDALVVARELLLAGRTVFAYCPRTPAKPLTASHLRYFQSLGGSVSEGEALDGQADLWIDGLFGFGLTRPVTSPYAQIIDRINASGEPIAAIDLPSGLSSDGAVLGTAIRARRTYCLGLWKRGLWQDAALPYLGSAERLDLGIRDSQIQMPIAEHLLLPEMARSYLPLSRPPLAYKYSVGTVLAIAGSHQYSGAPLLVALGARAGGPGMLYLAVPESLPQRLSPELPEAIFYPCPEAANGTIADLPLDLGKFDAVVCGPGLGKIDPKLVERVVGETKGALLLDADALNVLADGLLAALTSRRAPTVLTPHAGEFKRLFGDIDLGDRLTAASEAARRSGAWIVLKGARSVVASPEGSVWVNTGGSSALARGGSGDVLSGLAGALLAQSHNETQKAMLAAVWWHAAAGEWLAGQHTVLGVDPRTLALGLLPFLVAS; this is translated from the coding sequence ATGGTTGCCCTCAGCCGCAGTTGCCTGGTAAGTGCCCAGGCAATGGAGCAGGTCGAATCGACTATCTTCGCCGGCGGTTTGCCGGTCGAAGCGTTGATGGAAAAGGCTGGTCTGCGGCTGGTCCAGGCGATCGAGCGCGACTTTGCTCTGAGCCGTTACAGCCGCATCGGCGTACTGGTCGGGCCCGGCCACAACGGCGGCGACGCGCTGGTGGTGGCCCGCGAGCTGTTGCTCGCGGGCCGCACGGTCTTTGCCTACTGCCCCAGAACACCGGCAAAACCCCTCACCGCCTCTCACCTGCGCTACTTTCAGTCATTGGGAGGCAGTGTGAGCGAGGGAGAAGCCCTCGATGGGCAGGCGGATCTGTGGATCGACGGGCTCTTTGGCTTTGGCCTGACCCGGCCAGTCACTTCTCCCTACGCCCAGATCATCGATCGCATCAACGCGAGTGGTGAGCCAATCGCCGCAATCGACCTGCCTTCAGGTCTATCGAGCGACGGGGCAGTGCTGGGCACGGCGATCCGGGCTCGGCGCACCTACTGCCTGGGCCTCTGGAAGCGGGGACTGTGGCAGGATGCAGCGCTGCCTTACCTGGGCAGCGCTGAACGCCTCGATCTGGGCATCCGCGACAGCCAGATTCAAATGCCGATCGCCGAGCACCTGCTGCTGCCGGAGATGGCCCGGAGCTATCTGCCCCTCAGCCGCCCGCCCCTCGCCTACAAGTACAGCGTCGGCACGGTGCTCGCCATCGCCGGATCGCACCAGTACAGCGGTGCGCCCCTGCTCGTCGCCCTGGGAGCCCGCGCCGGTGGCCCCGGTATGCTCTATCTGGCCGTGCCCGAATCGCTGCCACAAAGGCTCAGCCCCGAATTGCCGGAGGCGATCTTTTATCCCTGCCCCGAGGCGGCCAACGGCACGATCGCCGATCTGCCCCTGGATCTGGGCAAGTTCGATGCGGTTGTCTGTGGCCCTGGCCTCGGCAAGATCGATCCAAAGCTGGTGGAGCGCGTCGTGGGCGAGACAAAAGGCGCTCTGCTCCTCGATGCCGACGCTTTGAACGTTCTCGCAGACGGCCTTCTCGCTGCACTCACTAGCCGCAGGGCACCGACGGTGCTCACCCCCCACGCCGGTGAATTCAAGCGCCTCTTTGGCGACATCGATCTGGGCGATCGGCTCACCGCCGCCTCGGAGGCAGCCCGGCGCAGCGGTGCCTGGATCGTCCTCAAAGGTGCCCGCAGCGTCGTCGCGAGCCCAGAAGGTTCTGTGTGGGTCAATACCGGCGGCTCAAGCGCCCTTGCCAGGGGCGGCTCCGGCGATGTGCTCTCCGGCCTGGCCGGGGCGCTCCTTGCCCAGAGCCACAATGAAACCCAAAAAGCCATGCTCGCCGCCGTCTGGTGGCACGCCGCCGCCGGCGAATGGCTGGCCGGGCAACACACCGTCCTGGGCGTCGATCCGCGCACCCTCGCCCTCGGGCTTTTGCCTTTTTTGGTCGCAAGCTGA
- the clpS gene encoding ATP-dependent Clp protease adapter ClpS produces the protein MPSPTVAPTKPETAPKAYKPWKVIVLNDDFNTFQHVANCLVKHIPHMTPDRAWKLTNQVHFEGQAIVWAGPLEQAELYHEQLGREGLTMAPLEQG, from the coding sequence ATGCCGAGCCCAACGGTTGCCCCAACCAAGCCGGAGACAGCGCCCAAAGCTTACAAGCCCTGGAAGGTGATCGTCCTCAACGACGACTTCAACACCTTCCAGCACGTCGCAAACTGCCTTGTGAAGCATATTCCCCACATGACCCCCGATCGGGCCTGGAAGTTGACCAATCAAGTCCACTTCGAGGGGCAGGCGATTGTCTGGGCAGGGCCGCTCGAACAGGCAGAACTGTATCACGAACAACTGGGCCGCGAGGGTCTGACGATGGCACCGCTGGAGCAGGGTTAA
- the psb35 gene encoding photosystem II assembly protein Psb35 has translation MVIFWALMAAGLVAGVTLGSIAWYSSKKPAGWEGAETPGWVRKMTPKSLEQTGDQG, from the coding sequence ATGGTTATTTTCTGGGCTTTGATGGCAGCGGGGCTGGTGGCAGGCGTGACTCTCGGCTCGATTGCCTGGTACAGCTCCAAAAAACCGGCGGGCTGGGAAGGGGCAGAAACGCCCGGTTGGGTCAGAAAGATGACCCCCAAAAGCCTGGAGCAGACGGGCGATCAAGGATAG